From Salinirubellus salinus, the proteins below share one genomic window:
- a CDS encoding patatin-like phospholipase family protein — MSADGAAGDDRPTRVAIACQGGGSHTAFTAGVLRGLFHEWDEERFELVGISGTSGGAFNAVVAWYALVTEGPATAVERLGDLWAELAADDPVDAWASALGVWGSMARDMGVPTPQPSPYTVPASYLGQRRIGRILESFVDFDDVPAHCTHTDPELVVGTVDVEGGVFETFHNEDVTEDAVLASAAIPELFPAVEIDGHGHWDGLFSQNPPVLDLLTVPADRKPEEVWVVQINPQNDAAIPRTPAAIADRRNELSGNLSLNQELRFVRWVNEWVRAGHLPADEFVETDIRRIELDEHFGPSTKLDRRPEFLEGLLERGERAAERFLQAYPASPDGTAPTDDYPRTERRH, encoded by the coding sequence CGCGTGGCCATCGCGTGTCAGGGCGGTGGGAGTCACACCGCGTTCACCGCGGGCGTCCTCCGGGGCCTGTTCCACGAGTGGGACGAGGAGCGGTTCGAACTCGTCGGCATCTCCGGCACCTCCGGGGGCGCGTTCAACGCCGTCGTCGCGTGGTACGCGCTCGTGACGGAGGGTCCCGCGACGGCCGTCGAGCGACTCGGCGACCTCTGGGCCGAACTGGCTGCCGACGACCCCGTCGACGCGTGGGCCAGCGCGCTCGGCGTCTGGGGGTCGATGGCCCGCGACATGGGCGTCCCGACACCACAGCCCAGTCCGTACACGGTCCCCGCGTCGTACCTCGGCCAGCGACGCATCGGGCGCATCCTGGAGTCGTTCGTCGACTTCGACGACGTCCCTGCCCACTGTACGCACACGGACCCCGAACTCGTCGTCGGGACCGTCGACGTGGAGGGCGGCGTCTTCGAGACGTTCCACAACGAGGACGTCACCGAGGACGCGGTGCTCGCGTCGGCGGCCATCCCCGAACTGTTCCCGGCGGTCGAGATCGACGGGCACGGCCACTGGGACGGCCTCTTCAGCCAGAACCCACCGGTCCTCGACCTCCTGACGGTACCGGCCGATCGCAAGCCGGAGGAGGTGTGGGTCGTCCAGATCAACCCACAGAACGACGCCGCGATTCCGCGGACGCCGGCGGCCATCGCCGACCGCCGCAACGAACTCTCCGGGAACCTCTCGCTGAACCAGGAGCTGCGGTTCGTCCGCTGGGTCAACGAGTGGGTCCGCGCGGGCCACCTGCCCGCGGACGAGTTCGTCGAGACGGATATCCGCCGCATCGAACTGGACGAGCACTTCGGCCCGTCGACGAAACTGGACCGGCGGCCCGAGTTCCTGGAGGGGTTACTGGAACGCGGCGAGCGGGCGGCCGAGCGGTTCCTGCAGGCGTACCCGGCGTCGCCGGACGGGACCGCTCCCACGGACGACTACCCCCGAACCGAGCGGCGTCACTGA
- a CDS encoding plastocyanin/azurin family copper-binding protein, with amino-acid sequence MSADDTVSRRGFLKAASGTAAAAGVAATSGTAAAQSSQEVVVGPGGELVFEPAELFITPGTTVNFVWESDLHNIVVDSQPEGAGWEGTEGGPGDTYDTGHEYSYTFETTGTYEYYCAPHQTSGMVGSITVNESGEDPSASSGGGGGGPPAIPDSAKTLGVATMVGMFSTLGLAYFFMRFGGDYEVDE; translated from the coding sequence ATGAGCGCGGACGATACCGTGAGCCGGCGTGGGTTCCTCAAGGCGGCGTCTGGGACGGCGGCGGCCGCGGGCGTGGCGGCGACGTCCGGGACGGCGGCAGCACAGTCGAGCCAGGAGGTCGTCGTCGGCCCCGGCGGCGAACTGGTGTTCGAACCGGCAGAGCTGTTCATCACGCCGGGCACGACGGTGAACTTCGTGTGGGAGTCGGACCTCCACAACATCGTCGTCGACAGCCAGCCCGAGGGGGCCGGCTGGGAGGGCACCGAGGGTGGCCCGGGCGACACGTACGACACGGGCCACGAGTACTCCTACACGTTCGAGACGACGGGTACGTACGAGTACTACTGTGCCCCGCACCAGACCTCGGGGATGGTCGGCTCCATCACGGTGAACGAGTCCGGCGAGGACCCGAGCGCGTCCAGCGGCGGTGGCGGCGGCGGTCCGCCGGCCATCCCGGACTCGGCGAAGACGCTCGGCGTCGCGACGATGGTCGGGATGTTCTCGACGCTGGGGCTCGCGTACTTCTTCATGCGCTTCGGCGGCGACTACGAAGTCGACGAGTGA